One stretch of Pirellulales bacterium DNA includes these proteins:
- a CDS encoding dCTP deaminase, with the protein RLGLFVHVTAGFGDVGFCGFWTLEMFAVQPVRIYPGVPICQIFYHQVCGEITEYQSDKYQHNRDIQPSLLFKELNPDEQRDPQLKLEFGMERSH; encoded by the coding sequence GCCGGCTGGGGTTGTTTGTGCATGTGACGGCCGGTTTTGGCGACGTGGGTTTTTGCGGTTTCTGGACGCTGGAGATGTTTGCGGTACAGCCGGTGCGAATTTACCCGGGCGTGCCGATCTGCCAGATTTTTTATCATCAAGTGTGCGGCGAGATTACGGAATATCAGAGCGACAAGTACCAGCACAATCGCGACATTCAGCCAAGCCTGCTGTTCAAGGAACTCAATCCTGACGAGCAGCGCGACCCGCAACTCAAACTAGAGTTTGGCATGGAGCGGTCGCACTAA